One region of Eleutherodactylus coqui strain aEleCoq1 chromosome 5, aEleCoq1.hap1, whole genome shotgun sequence genomic DNA includes:
- the LOC136627172 gene encoding serine/threonine-protein kinase SBK1-like, translating into MEPFEVSLSNDECSIFNFAEQIFEDTMASSIQDVQLILEGLVFLASQCLKETDLQENFCVIQKQGDGGYGSVLMVQDRKTDQKMALKLLNRNKTTEFAFLMEFSKSFFLSSHTNIIGSYGTAFKTWDYFAFAQELSIGDLFSLITPHDGLPEDTVKRCAVQISSALEFIDSKGLVHLDIKHENILVFDEDCHSIKITDFGLSCIKGTMAKTRIGTVSYMAPEMSQVTDKDRLLVDFPLDVWSFGIVLYCLLTGEFPWQSAVSTDKAYSSFVAWQCHMENIEPPSPWSRFPPGALKMFSGLLAIDCSKRSKSYEVLLYLEECWNQESIDSSEGSSDDADTTNVSVEFELSKCHQKSDIWKDAHASPLSNISYSSISTTSLLSTISGYLTSDSSEYDSKPSLEDWKDG; encoded by the exons GTCGCTCTCCAATGATGAATGTTCAATTTTTAACTTTGCAGAACAAATATTCGAG GACACAATGGCCTCCAGTATACAAGATGTGCAGCTGATCCTGGAAGGACTTGTCTTCCTTGCTTCCCAGTGTCTGAAGGAGACAGATCTTCAGGAGAACTTCTGTGTCATACAGAAGCAGGGAGATGGCGGCTATGGTTCTGTGCTCATGGTACAAGACAGGAAAACAG ATCAGAAGATGGCATTAAAGCTCCTCAACAGGAACAAAACAACTGAATTTGCCTTCCTCATGGAGTTCAGCAAgtccttctttctctcctcccATACCAATATTATTGGAAGTTATGGCACTGCCTTCAAGACTTGGGACTACTTTGCCTTTGCCCAGGAACTGTCGATTGGTGATTTGTTCTCTCTTATTACACCTCAT GATGGCCTCCCGGAAGACACGGTAAAGAGATGTGCGGTGCAGATCTCCAGTGCCCTGGAATTCATAGACAGTAAAGGGCTGGTGCATTTGGATATCAAACACGAGAACATTTTGGTGTTTGATGAGGACTGCCACAGTATAAAAATTACTGACTTTGGTCTTTCATGTATTAAAGGAACAATGGCGAAAACCAGGATCGGCACAGTCTCATACATGGCTCCAGAGATGAGCCAAGTTACCGACAAGGATCGTTTGCTTGTAGACTTCCCCCTGGATGTATGGTCCTTTGGTATTGTCCTCTACTGTTTGCTCACAGGCGAATTTCCTTGGCAGTCTGCAGTTTCCACAGACAAAGCTTATAGTAGTTTTGTGGCATGGCAATGTCATATGGAGAATATTGAGCCACCATCACCATGGAGCAGATTTCCACCTGGAGCTCTGAAGATGTTCAGCGGTCTTTTAGCCATAGACTGTAGTAAGAGGAGTAAATCTTATGAAGTTTTGTTGTACTTGGAGGAATGTTGGAATCAAGAAAGCATAGACTCATCTGAAGGATCCTCAGACGATGCAGATACCACAAATGTATCTGTCGAATTTGAGCTTTCGAAATGTCACCAAAAGTCTGACATCTGGAAAGACGCACATGCAAGTCCCCTATCAAACATCTCCTACAGTAGCATATCAACGACTTCTCTCCTAAGTACTATATCTGGCTATTTGACTTCTGACAGCTCTGAGTATGATAGTAAGCCATCTCTAGAAGATTGGAAGGATGGATGA